A region from the Methanofollis liminatans DSM 4140 genome encodes:
- a CDS encoding chemotaxis protein CheW, with protein sequence MSHPHLLLFTVERIVCALPLSEVRQVVGMVALQPGQKGAPATLNLHGRHIPVYSARILLGLPDRSPLSTDSLVIVRRCAALRVDRVKGVQESPVPLPAPSPPGVLLTEDGTVLIHDLAALLAGGGEGVPLPPAAPAGAEVEAPPFDLERAGRLLQNRARALAQPEEEPHEAALSEILTFRLASREYAVETRYVREVFIIREITPVPGVPDFIAGICAVRGEIISVVDLRRVFSIPEEGLTDLNRVIVLTDGTMTFGILADYITDIGTTPTGDLSPVDPGSTPIGERYLLGVAEGSRFVLDAAAILADRGLVISEAGK encoded by the coding sequence ATGAGCCACCCGCACCTCCTGCTCTTCACCGTCGAGAGGATCGTCTGTGCACTCCCCCTCTCCGAGGTCAGGCAGGTCGTCGGCATGGTGGCACTGCAGCCCGGGCAGAAGGGCGCCCCCGCCACCCTGAACCTCCACGGCCGCCACATCCCGGTCTACTCGGCGAGGATACTTCTCGGCCTTCCCGACCGTTCCCCTCTCTCCACCGACTCCCTCGTCATCGTCAGGAGATGCGCCGCCCTCCGGGTGGACCGGGTGAAGGGGGTGCAGGAGAGCCCGGTCCCCCTCCCCGCCCCTTCGCCGCCCGGCGTGCTGCTGACCGAAGACGGGACCGTCCTCATCCATGACCTCGCCGCACTCCTTGCCGGAGGGGGCGAGGGTGTGCCACTCCCCCCCGCCGCCCCTGCCGGGGCGGAGGTTGAGGCGCCGCCGTTCGACCTCGAAAGAGCCGGAAGACTCCTCCAGAACCGTGCCCGGGCGCTTGCGCAGCCCGAGGAGGAGCCGCACGAGGCTGCACTCTCGGAGATCCTCACGTTCAGGCTCGCCTCTCGCGAATATGCCGTCGAGACGCGCTATGTTCGCGAGGTCTTCATCATCCGCGAGATCACCCCGGTTCCGGGGGTGCCCGATTTTATCGCCGGGATCTGTGCCGTCAGGGGGGAGATCATTTCCGTCGTCGATCTCCGCAGAGTCTTCTCGATCCCGGAGGAAGGACTGACCGACCTCAACCGGGTCATCGTCCTCACCGACGGGACGATGACCTTCGGCATCCTCGCCGACTACATCACCGACATCGGCACCACGCCGACCGGCGATCTCTCTCCCGTCGATCCCGGTTCGACGCCTATCGGGGAGCGCTACCTCCTCGGCGTTGCGGAAGGCTCGCGTTTCGTCCTCGATGCAGCGGCGATCCTTGCCGATCGCGGGCTGGTGATCTCGGAAGCCGGGAAATAA
- a CDS encoding transporter substrate-binding domain-containing protein — protein sequence MSPSRRYAYFFLIAVLTGALALAAGCLSEPEDTSGDLTGPATPAALTYYTEDLPPYNYLENGTLQGISVDLLEAITEQMGEKVPRDEVRLAPWTEGYTAALTQNATVLFTMARTPERETSFKWVGPISTDRYVLFAGRDRAIAVAGPDDLKNYRIGVIADDISIQQLLDLGVDRSRLVQETNVSAIIAGLESGEIDLWCYSETGGRHFAEEVTGNAYTYTVVFTLQDVDNYYAFSRDVPDETVRSFQQALDALKLETDATGISTYEQILGRYIPSIGFTHLKYLTEEWAPFNYEKEGRAAGISVEILEAVFSNIGVNRTGSDVRIVPLAEGLQAAQNDTGTVLFSLARTPEREPLYQWAGPFASARFVLFAPAARNIAIASPQDLDRYRIGVVEESVEKDFLLALGVNASGLVAGETPKDLVSMLEEDRIDLWATGELAGRHQMMQTGGDPDVYEMVYTLGESDLYYVFSKDVPATLIRTFRQALDTVRNQKDEQGVSEYERIIYRNLGVGCTGQTFSDEAVIALVDMTAAAIERDAADTFRRINAGEAPYRDPEDPALYAFVYDADLTMVAHADNIRLVGANFRGKTDVAGKAFRDEILKGALENGTGWAEYVYVNPVQPNLYYKTTYYRLTTGSDGNAYIVCSGNFKRCDA from the coding sequence ATGTCGCCATCTCGACGATACGCGTATTTTTTCCTGATTGCGGTGCTGACCGGAGCGCTGGCCCTGGCCGCCGGCTGCCTCTCAGAACCCGAAGACACATCCGGAGATCTGACCGGCCCGGCCACGCCGGCTGCCCTGACCTACTACACCGAAGACCTCCCGCCGTATAACTACCTGGAGAACGGCACCCTGCAGGGGATCTCCGTCGACCTGCTCGAGGCGATCACCGAACAGATGGGTGAGAAGGTACCCCGTGACGAGGTGCGCCTCGCCCCCTGGACCGAGGGCTACACGGCGGCCCTCACGCAGAATGCGACGGTGCTCTTCACCATGGCACGAACGCCCGAGCGGGAGACATCTTTCAAGTGGGTCGGGCCGATCTCTACTGATAGATATGTCCTGTTTGCCGGACGTGACCGGGCTATCGCCGTCGCCGGCCCGGACGACCTGAAGAACTACCGGATCGGGGTGATCGCCGACGATATCTCAATCCAGCAGCTCCTCGATCTCGGGGTGGACCGGAGCCGGCTCGTACAGGAAACGAACGTCTCCGCGATCATCGCCGGGCTCGAGAGCGGCGAGATCGACCTCTGGTGCTACTCTGAGACCGGCGGCAGGCACTTCGCGGAGGAGGTGACCGGCAACGCCTACACCTACACGGTCGTCTTCACGCTCCAGGATGTCGATAACTACTACGCCTTCAGCAGGGATGTCCCGGACGAGACGGTCAGGTCCTTCCAGCAGGCCCTCGACGCCCTCAAACTTGAGACAGACGCCACGGGGATCAGCACCTACGAGCAGATCCTGGGCAGATACATCCCGTCGATCGGCTTCACCCACCTCAAGTACCTGACCGAAGAGTGGGCCCCGTTCAACTATGAGAAAGAAGGGAGGGCCGCCGGCATCTCAGTCGAGATCCTGGAGGCGGTCTTTTCGAATATCGGCGTGAACCGCACAGGATCCGACGTCCGGATCGTCCCTCTGGCAGAAGGTCTGCAGGCGGCGCAGAACGACACCGGCACCGTGCTCTTCTCCCTCGCCCGCACGCCCGAACGCGAACCCCTCTACCAGTGGGCCGGACCATTCGCCAGCGCAAGGTTCGTCCTCTTTGCGCCGGCGGCGCGGAACATCGCCATCGCCTCGCCCCAGGACCTGGACCGCTACCGGATCGGTGTCGTTGAAGAATCCGTCGAAAAGGACTTCCTCCTCGCGCTGGGCGTGAACGCGTCCGGTCTGGTCGCGGGAGAGACCCCAAAAGACCTCGTTTCGATGCTGGAGGAGGATCGGATCGACCTCTGGGCAACCGGGGAACTCGCCGGGCGGCACCAGATGATGCAGACCGGAGGAGACCCGGACGTCTACGAGATGGTCTATACCCTGGGCGAGAGCGACCTCTATTACGTCTTCAGCAAGGACGTCCCGGCGACGCTGATCCGCACCTTCCGCCAGGCCCTCGACACCGTGCGAAACCAGAAGGACGAGCAGGGCGTCAGCGAGTATGAGCGGATCATCTACCGGAACCTCGGGGTCGGGTGCACGGGGCAGACCTTCTCAGATGAAGCGGTGATCGCCCTCGTGGATATGACCGCCGCAGCGATCGAGAGGGATGCCGCCGACACCTTCAGGCGGATCAACGCAGGCGAAGCACCGTATCGCGATCCTGAGGACCCGGCCCTTTACGCCTTTGTCTATGATGCAGATCTGACGATGGTCGCCCACGCGGACAACATCAGACTCGTCGGCGCAAACTTCAGGGGCAAGACGGACGTTGCCGGAAAAGCGTTCCGCGACGAGATCCTCAAAGGAGCCCTGGAGAACGGCACCGGGTGGGCGGAGTATGTCTATGTGAACCCGGTCCAGCCGAACCTGTATTACAAGACCACCTACTACCGGTTAACCACGGGGAGCGACGGGAACGCCTACATTGTATGCAGCGGCAATTTCAAGCGCTGCGATGCATGA